Sequence from the Xenorhabdus nematophila ATCC 19061 genome:
TCATAACCCTTGTTAATCACGACAGGAGAGCAAAGTGTTTAAGAAATTATTTTCCCGCGTAATTGCCATCAGTACACTCTCTATTTCTGCCTGTGTCTTTGCTCAGACGGCTCAAACGAAGCCGACACTGACAGTTTATACTTATGATTCATTTGCTTCTGAATGGGGACCGGGACCTGCCATTAAAAAAGCCTTTGAAGCTGAGTGTCGTTGTGAACTGAAACTCGTCGCTCTGGAAGATGGGGTATCCTTGCTGAACCGCCTGAGGATGGAAGGAAAAAAAACCTCTGCGGATATCGTTCTGGGATTGGATAACAATCTGATTCAGGCCGCTCAACAAACTGGATTGTTCACCCCAAGCCATCTTGATACTTCAAAACTGAAATTACCTGTCGCATGGAATAACACCACGTTTATTCCTTACGATTACGGTTATTTCGCCTTTATTTACAACAAGAATACCTTACCTCATCCACCCAGAAATATGGATGAATTAATCAATGGCAACCAGAACTGGAAGATTATTTACCAAGATCCCCGTACCAGCACTCCGGGGTTAGGGCTTCTGCTCTGGATGCAAAAACTGTATGGGGACAAGGCAGCCCAAGAATGGCAAAAAGCTGCCAAAAAGACACTCACCGTCACAAAAGGCTGGAGTGAAGCTTATGGCCTGTTTCTGAAAGGTGAAGGCGATATGGTGCTGAGCTATACCACATCACCGGGTTACCACATCATGTCAGAGAAAAAAGATAACTACGCAGCCGCTGTCTTCCAAGAAGGGCATTATTTACAAATTGAAGTAGCCGCTCAGCTAGCTTCAAGCAAGCAACCTGAGTTAGCGCAGAAGTTCATGAATTTCATGATCTCACCGGCATTTCAGCAAGTCATTCCCACAACGCAATGGATGTACCCCG
This genomic interval carries:
- the thiB gene encoding thiamine ABC transporter substrate binding subunit; the encoded protein is MFKKLFSRVIAISTLSISACVFAQTAQTKPTLTVYTYDSFASEWGPGPAIKKAFEAECRCELKLVALEDGVSLLNRLRMEGKKTSADIVLGLDNNLIQAAQQTGLFTPSHLDTSKLKLPVAWNNTTFIPYDYGYFAFIYNKNTLPHPPRNMDELINGNQNWKIIYQDPRTSTPGLGLLLWMQKLYGDKAAQEWQKAAKKTLTVTKGWSEAYGLFLKGEGDMVLSYTTSPGYHIMSEKKDNYAAAVFQEGHYLQIEVAAQLASSKQPELAQKFMNFMISPAFQQVIPTTQWMYPVIDMPLPDVFRQLPIPEKSLQFNADDVAKHRTKWIRTWQNAVSR